Proteins encoded together in one Sceloporus undulatus isolate JIND9_A2432 ecotype Alabama chromosome 4, SceUnd_v1.1, whole genome shotgun sequence window:
- the CSTF1 gene encoding cleavage stimulation factor subunit 1, with protein sequence MSNRRVTPACERRQLPWAMSCMGSPSNEQRLNRLPFLEADPRLPSMCSGSMQPPVRRSGARSRLLPPPPPPPPFPPPPPPAPLPLPSPAQAPLDAADAAPPAAISGADRPRPKEGPTAARQPLFTMYRPKVSLKDRQQLYKLIISQLLYDGYISIANGLINEVKPQSVCAPSEQLLHLIKLGMENDDSAVQYAIGRSDTVAPGTGIDLEFDADVQTMSPEASEYETCYVTSHKGPCRVATYSRDGQLIATGSADASIKILDTERMLAKSAMPIEVMMNETAQQNMENHPVIRTLYDHVDEVTCLAFHPTEQILASGSRDYTLKLFDYSKPSAKRAFKYIQEAEMLRSISFHPSGDFILVGTQHPTLRLYDVNTFQCFVSCNPQDQHTDAICSVNYNGSANMYVTGSKDGCIKLWDGVSNRCITTFEKAHDGAEVCSAIFSKNSKYILSSGKDSVAKLWEISTGRTLVKYTVLPPVTHRTLTVRGKKQDGAQAVVSCHTPTSLHGECRLLTGGLLPGCSGGARLCATTPGVPPTGLVEHRSGTLGDSLHFLRFGVWALFDLLEDISVTLACIPRTWLGPERDAVGIRLPAGYSVKTSEGYTKDAPKRLSGRFTRASTGKRFPVGALGHLIGFRLPWPIGILLGRLAEVRLGALHQWFCYLSWEVQMVQDAEDVAPMSGPL encoded by the exons CCGCGGCTCCCATCGATGTGCTCGGGCTCGATGCAGCCGCCTGTTCGACGGAGCGGCGCTCGGTCCaggctgctgcctcctcctccgccgccgcctcccttcccgccgcctccgccgcccgCTCCGCTCCCGCTGCCTTCGCCGGCCCAGGCCCCCCTCGACGCCGCCGACGCCGCGCCGCCAGCAGCCATTTCGGGCGCCGACCGACCGAGGCCGAAGGAAGGGCCG ACTGCTGCAAGACAACCTTTGTTCACAATGTATAGGCCAAAAGTAAGCTTGAAAGACAGACAGCAACTTTACAAACTGATAATTAGTCAGTTGCTATATGATGGATATATCAGCATTGCTAATGGTCTGATAAATGAAGTGAAGCCACAGTCTGTATGTGCCCCCTCTGAACAGCTGTTGCATCTTATTAAGCTGG GAATGGAAAATGATGATAGTGCAGTTCAGTATGCAATTGGGCGCTCTGATACAGTAGCTCCTGGCACAGGGATTGACTTGGAGTTTGATGCAGATGTGCAGACTATGTCTCCAGAGGCTTCAGAATATGAGACATGTTATGTCACATCTCACAAAGGACCATGTCGTGTAGCTACATATAGCAGAGATGGACAGTTAATAGCTACAGGATCAGCTGATGCTTCAATAAAAATACTGGATACAGAGAGAATGTTGGCAAAGAGTGCTATGCCGATTGAG GTTATGATGAATGAAACAGCccaacagaacatggagaatcATCCAGTTATTAGGACTCTTTATGATCACGTGGATGAGGTGACATGTTTAGCTTTCCATCCAACAGAACAAATCCTTGCCTCAGGATCAAGAGATTATACACTTAAATTGTTTGACTATTCAAAACCATCTGCTAAAAGAGCCTTCAAATATATCCAG GAAGCAGAAATGCTACGTTCTATCTCATTCCATCCTTCTGGAGACTTCATACTTGTTGGCACCCAGCATCCTACCCTGCGACTGTATGATGTCAACACTTTCCAGTGCTTTGTATCTTGCAATCCTCAAGATCAGCACACTGATGCTATATGCTCAGTTAATTACAATGGGAGTGCTAACATGTATGTGACAGGCAGCAAAGATGGATGTATCAAATTGTGGGATGGAGTTTCAAATCGATGTATCACTACTTTTGAGAAAGCACATGATGGGGCTGAAGTCtgttctgccattttctccaagAATTCAAAGTATATTCTGTCAAGCGGAAAGGACTCAGTAGCCAAACTTTGGGAGATATCTACAGGGAGAACTTTAGTCAAATATACAG TTTTACCACCAGTGACTCATCGTACATTGACCGTGAGAGGGAAGAAACAGGATGGGGCACAGGCAGTTGTGTCGTGCCACACTCCTACATCACTACATGG GGAATGCCGCCTTCTGACGGGCGGACTCCTTCCCGGGTGCTCGGGAGGTGCCCGCCTCTGCGCCACcaccccgggagtgccgcccacgggcCTGGTggagcaccgcagcgggactctaGGTGACTCTTTGCACTTTCTGCGCTTTGGCGTTTGGGCCCTTTTC GATCTGTTGGAGGACATAAGTGTGACCCTGGCTTGCATACCgaggacctggctggggcctgaaagGGATGCTGTGGGGATCCggctgcctgctgggtactcggtgaagacCAGCGAg ggctatacaaaGGATGCTCCCAAGCGCCTCTCAGGCCGCTTCACAAG AGCATCGACGGGGAAGCGtttccctgttggtgctcttggacatctcatcGGCTTTCGATTACCATGGCCCatcggtatccttctgggacgcctggcagaggtgcgACTCGGGGCACTGCATCAGTGGTTCTGCTACCTCTCCTGGGAGGTCCAGATGGTGCAGGACGCGGAGGACGTGGCTCCGATGAGCGGTCCCTTATAA